The Castor canadensis chromosome 8, mCasCan1.hap1v2, whole genome shotgun sequence genome contains a region encoding:
- the LOC109680063 gene encoding olfactory receptor 12D3-like: MENVTTVNKFHLLGLTSAPELQPFFFLMFLIVYLINLVGNGAILMIVILEPRLHSPMYFFLGNLSCLDICYSSVTLPKVLVNLLSIHRTISFLGCIIQLHFFHFLGSTEAILLAVMAFDRFVAICNPLRYTVIMNSQLCVLLAAMAWITSFFYALMHSVMTARLNFCHSQQLSHFFCDVKPLLELACSNTLLNQHLLSVVTGSISMGAFFLTLLSYFYIIGFLMFKNWSCRILQRALSTCASHFMVVCLFYGPVGFTYIRPASATSMSEDRMVAIIYSAVTPVLNPLIYTLRNKEVMLALKKIFGKKLFKIC; this comes from the coding sequence ATGGAGAATGTCACCACAGTGAATAAGTTTCATTTACTCGGCCTGACCAGTGCCCCTGAGCTgcagcctttcttctttttgatgttCTTAATTGTTTACTTGATAAACTTGGTTGGAAATGGAGCTATATTAATGATTGTTATTTTGGAACCCAGACTCCACTCccctatgtatttttttctgggaAATCTTTCTTGTCTGGATATTTGTTATTCTTCAGTGACACTTCCCAAAGTGCTTGTAAACCTTCTCTCCATTCACAGAACAATATCTTTCCTTGGCTGCATCATTCAGTTACACTTCTTCCACTTTCTGGGAAGTACAGAGGCCATCTTGCTGGCTGTTATGGCCTTTGACCGTTTTGTAGCCATCTGCAACCCACTTCGCTACACTGTCATCATGAATTCCCAGCTGTGTGTTCTGCTGGCTGCCATGGCCTGGATCACCAGCTTCTTCTATGCTCTCATGCATTCTGTCATGACTGCACGCCTGAACTTTTGCCATTCCCAGCAACTCAGTCACTTCTTCTGCGATGTCAAGCCCCTCTTGGAACTAGCCTGTAGCAACACGCTACTCAATCAGCATCTCCTTTCTGTTGTCACTGGCAGCATATCCATGGGAGCTTTCTTCCTCACGCTCCTCTCCTATTTCTATATTATTGGCTTCCTTATGTTCAAGAATTGGTCCTGCAGAATACTCCAGAGGGCTCTGTCCACTTGTGCTTCCCATTTTATGGTAGTGTGTCTTTTCTATGGACCTGTGGGCTTTACATACATTCGCCCTGCCTCAGCCACCTCCATGAGTGAGGACCGGATGGTAGCTATCATTTACAGCGCAGTCACCCCAGTGCTAAATCCACTAATATACACACTTAGAAATAAAGAAGTGATGTTGGCTCTGAAGAAAATCTTTGGGAAGAAGTTGTTTAAAATCTGCTAG